In one Streptomyces venezuelae genomic region, the following are encoded:
- a CDS encoding dihydrodipicolinate synthase family protein gives MTTLLLPVAGGGTRAYTPSAEPPPTAVGGPPLASRTVFSAAHVVADPFADVSPDGPAAVDWDATLAFRRHLWSHGLGVAEAMDTAQRGMGLDWAGAAELIRRSAAEAKAAGGRIACGVGTDQLTGPASLPEVRSAYEEQLALVDAAGAQPILMASRALAAAATSPDAYLETYGHLLRQAREPVILHWLGPMFDPALEGYWGAADLDAATETFLEVIAAHPDKVDGIKVSLLDADREIALRRRLPDGVRCYTGDDFNYPELIAGDDHGFSHALLGIFDPLGPLAAEAVRALDTGDVKRFRALLDPTVELSRHLFQAPTRYYKTGVVLLAWLAGHQTHFTMVGGLQSARSLPHLARAYELADGLGLFPDPALAAHRMRSLLTVHGVPQ, from the coding sequence GTGACCACGCTCCTGCTCCCCGTCGCAGGCGGCGGCACGCGCGCGTACACCCCGTCCGCCGAACCGCCGCCCACGGCCGTCGGCGGCCCCCCGCTCGCCTCGCGCACCGTCTTCTCCGCCGCGCACGTCGTCGCCGACCCGTTCGCCGACGTGTCCCCCGACGGCCCTGCGGCCGTCGACTGGGATGCCACCCTCGCCTTCCGCCGCCACCTCTGGTCGCACGGCCTGGGCGTCGCCGAGGCCATGGACACCGCCCAGCGGGGCATGGGCCTGGACTGGGCGGGGGCGGCCGAGCTGATCCGGCGGTCGGCCGCGGAGGCGAAGGCCGCCGGGGGACGCATCGCCTGCGGCGTCGGCACCGACCAACTCACGGGCCCCGCCAGCCTGCCGGAGGTCAGGAGCGCGTACGAGGAGCAGCTCGCCCTCGTCGACGCGGCCGGTGCCCAGCCGATCCTCATGGCGTCCCGCGCCCTGGCCGCCGCGGCCACGTCACCGGACGCCTACCTGGAGACGTACGGCCATCTCCTGCGCCAAGCCCGTGAACCCGTGATCCTGCACTGGCTCGGCCCCATGTTCGACCCCGCCCTGGAGGGCTACTGGGGCGCCGCGGACCTGGACGCGGCCACCGAGACCTTCCTTGAGGTCATCGCCGCCCACCCCGACAAGGTCGACGGCATCAAGGTCTCGCTCCTGGACGCCGACCGCGAGATCGCCCTGCGCCGCCGCCTCCCCGACGGCGTGCGCTGCTACACGGGCGACGACTTCAACTACCCCGAACTGATCGCCGGGGACGACCACGGCTTCAGCCACGCCCTGCTCGGCATCTTCGACCCCCTTGGCCCCCTCGCGGCGGAGGCGGTGCGAGCCCTGGACACCGGAGACGTGAAGCGGTTCCGTGCCCTCCTGGACCCCACCGTCGAGCTCTCCCGGCACCTCTTCCAGGCCCCTACCCGCTACTACAAGACCGGCGTCGTCCTGCTCGCCTGGCTCGCCGGGCACCAGACGCACTTCACGATGGTCGGCGGCCTCCAGTCGGCCCGCTCACTGCCCCACCTGGCCCGCGCCTACGAACTGGCCGACGGCCTCGGCCTGTTCCCCGACCCGGCCCTCGCCGCCCACCGCATGCGATCCCTGCTCACCGTCCACGGAGTGCCCCAATGA